One part of the Orenia metallireducens genome encodes these proteins:
- a CDS encoding ABC transporter permease codes for MAKLKIKEERNKDTSNREEYSFWKDKLSLLAKHSMASIAAVIILILYLVVILAGFLAPYHPNQAFKNHFFHPPTKIHIKDDDGLTWPYVYATKEVGWAKYEEDKSKKYPINLFYHGSEYKFLKLIPTNIHFIGVDESAHLFLMGTDNYGRDIFSRILFGGRVSMFLGFAGILITSIFGLLIGGVAGYYGGWIDSLLMRIVEVILSIPSFYLLLALAAVLPIKLSSTFRFFLIILILSFIGWAGMARVVRGMVMAIKGQDYVVAAQSLGASDFRIIWKHILPRATTYVIVRATLAIPGYILMESGLSFIGLGIQQPDASWGNMLSSAQSITKITSFPWLLIPGLMIFITILSFNLLGDGVRDALDPKNE; via the coding sequence ATGGCTAAATTAAAGATTAAAGAAGAGAGGAATAAGGACACTTCTAATAGAGAAGAATATTCTTTTTGGAAAGATAAACTTTCATTATTAGCTAAACACTCCATGGCAAGTATAGCTGCTGTTATTATTTTGATATTATATCTAGTGGTTATTTTGGCTGGCTTCTTAGCTCCCTATCACCCAAATCAGGCTTTTAAGAATCATTTCTTCCATCCGCCTACTAAGATTCACATTAAGGATGATGATGGACTGACTTGGCCCTATGTCTATGCTACTAAGGAGGTAGGTTGGGCAAAGTACGAAGAGGATAAAAGCAAGAAATACCCAATTAATTTATTTTATCATGGAAGTGAGTATAAGTTTTTAAAGTTGATTCCAACCAATATTCACTTTATAGGGGTAGATGAATCAGCCCATCTCTTTTTAATGGGGACTGATAATTATGGAAGGGATATCTTTAGTAGAATACTATTTGGAGGAAGGGTATCGATGTTCTTAGGTTTTGCTGGGATATTGATTACCAGTATCTTTGGATTATTAATTGGAGGAGTTGCAGGTTATTATGGGGGTTGGATTGATAGCCTATTAATGAGAATAGTAGAGGTGATTTTAAGTATTCCTAGCTTCTATCTATTATTGGCCTTAGCGGCAGTATTACCGATTAAATTATCCTCTACTTTTAGATTTTTCTTAATAATTCTGATTTTATCCTTTATTGGCTGGGCAGGGATGGCAAGGGTAGTTAGAGGAATGGTGATGGCGATTAAGGGGCAAGATTATGTAGTGGCAGCTCAATCTTTGGGTGCTAGTGATTTTCGAATAATTTGGAAGCATATCTTACCAAGAGCAACGACCTATGTAATTGTTAGAGCGACTTTGGCTATACCTGGGTATATTTTGATGGAATCAGGCTTAAGCTTTATTGGATTAGGTATTCAACAACCTGATGCTAGTTGGGGTAATATGTTAAGTTCAGCTCAGTCAATAACCAAGATAACTTCATTTCCGTGGCTATTAATACCGGGACTGATGATTTTTATCACCATCTTATCCTTTAATCTATTAGGTGATGGGGTTAGAGATGCTTTAGACCCTAAGAATGAGTAG
- the pssA gene encoding CDP-diacylglycerol--serine O-phosphatidyltransferase, translating into MIREFLRERSIKESVDLKLIPCAVTMGNLSCGIIAILAIIQEEMHLAPLFILLAGLFDVFDGRIARGLGATSDLGKELDSLADIVSFGIAPAVLVWRVGLIELGGFGLLLVVLFSMAGALRLARYNITEFDGSYVGVPITVAGALLAFVSFFSYKYSVPVELLILLIILLSYLMISKVKIPKL; encoded by the coding sequence ATGATTAGAGAGTTTTTAAGAGAGAGAAGTATCAAGGAGTCTGTTGATTTAAAATTGATTCCTTGTGCAGTGACTATGGGGAATCTATCTTGTGGAATAATAGCTATTTTAGCTATTATCCAAGAAGAGATGCATCTAGCTCCACTATTTATCTTATTAGCAGGTCTTTTTGATGTATTTGATGGGAGGATTGCTAGGGGTCTTGGAGCAACAAGTGACTTAGGAAAAGAGTTAGACTCTTTAGCTGATATAGTTTCCTTTGGTATTGCTCCAGCGGTATTGGTTTGGAGAGTAGGACTGATAGAATTGGGTGGTTTTGGGCTATTGTTGGTGGTTTTATTCTCTATGGCAGGTGCCTTGAGATTAGCAAGGTATAATATCACAGAATTTGATGGTTCTTATGTGGGAGTACCAATTACTGTAGCAGGGGCTTTATTGGCTTTTGTTAGCTTTTTTAGTTATAAGTATTCAGTACCTGTGGAGCTTCTAATCTTATTGATAATACTACTATCTTATTTGATGATCAGCAAAGTTAAGATTCCTAAATTATAA
- a CDS encoding tetratricopeptide repeat protein, with protein MKRFLLILLLLLMVLFPNKIWAVSKVEGKWQEVALERNNLLNDDKENIVAKYELAVAYANLGKIEQATEIFKSLDETKGKEVLKEIIPKYEMIVENNTDDIIDSNYLAFAYYIIENYKDSKQLFNRLVKLDPQNIWSYNYLAVVEHELKNYNQAERTLKKSLEIKESEYTHFLLGANYYKKGKIFKALYHIGKGGKGVSLFLN; from the coding sequence ATGAAGAGATTCTTACTAATCTTATTACTGCTTTTAATGGTATTATTCCCTAATAAAATTTGGGCTGTCAGCAAGGTTGAAGGTAAGTGGCAGGAGGTAGCTTTAGAGAGGAATAATCTATTAAATGATGATAAAGAAAATATAGTAGCAAAATATGAATTAGCTGTTGCATATGCTAATTTGGGGAAGATAGAGCAAGCCACGGAGATATTTAAAAGTTTAGATGAGACAAAAGGAAAAGAGGTACTAAAAGAGATTATTCCTAAGTATGAGATGATAGTAGAGAATAATACTGATGATATTATAGATAGTAATTATTTAGCATTTGCTTATTATATAATTGAAAATTACAAGGATTCTAAGCAATTATTTAATAGATTAGTTAAGTTAGACCCACAAAATATCTGGTCTTATAATTATTTAGCTGTGGTAGAGCATGAACTAAAGAATTATAATCAGGCTGAGAGGACATTAAAGAAATCTTTAGAAATAAAAGAGAGTGAATATACCCACTTTCTTTTAGGTGCCAATTATTATAAGAAAGGAAAAATCTTTAAAGCTTTATATCATATAGGCAAAGGTGGCAAAGGTGTCTCCTTATTCTTAAATTAA
- a CDS encoding ABC transporter substrate-binding protein — MKRLLTGSLVLILLLTLSFGAFAKTKVRLNEVVHSIFYAPQYVAIHKGFFDDEGLDIELSTAWGGDKAATSLMSNNADIALIGPETTLYIYQQGADNYLVNFAQLTQTAGSFLLAREPMPGFTLEDLRGKKIIGNRPGGAPEMVMEYTLRHNGIEPFKDVDIVTNLDFTANAPAFKNGLGDFVQLFEPKASQLEATGAAHVVASFGELGGKVPYTVYMGRKNYIKENPQTVLKFTKAVYRAQKWVYSHSAKEIARVIRPSFPNIDFDILIKVVDRYKSQDTWSHNPILKKKDFEHWQEIIMEAGELEEMVDYRVLVNTNFARKSINLVE, encoded by the coding sequence ATGAAGAGATTATTGACTGGAAGTTTGGTATTAATCTTGTTGTTGACCTTAAGTTTTGGTGCTTTTGCAAAGACTAAGGTTAGGTTAAATGAAGTTGTTCATTCTATCTTCTATGCACCTCAATATGTGGCAATACATAAAGGATTCTTCGATGATGAGGGATTGGATATAGAATTATCTACTGCTTGGGGTGGTGACAAAGCAGCCACTAGTTTGATGTCTAATAATGCTGATATAGCTTTAATAGGTCCTGAGACAACTCTGTACATCTATCAGCAAGGGGCAGATAATTATCTGGTTAACTTTGCTCAATTGACCCAAACAGCAGGTTCTTTTCTATTAGCAAGAGAACCTATGCCTGGTTTTACTTTAGAGGATCTAAGGGGTAAGAAGATTATTGGTAATCGTCCAGGTGGTGCTCCAGAGATGGTAATGGAGTATACTCTACGCCATAATGGGATAGAGCCCTTTAAAGATGTAGATATTGTTACCAATTTAGACTTTACAGCAAATGCACCAGCCTTTAAGAATGGATTAGGTGATTTTGTACAATTATTTGAGCCAAAGGCTTCACAATTAGAAGCTACAGGTGCTGCACATGTAGTAGCCTCTTTTGGAGAGCTTGGTGGAAAGGTACCTTATACAGTTTATATGGGAAGAAAGAACTATATTAAAGAGAACCCACAAACAGTCTTAAAGTTTACTAAAGCAGTCTACCGTGCTCAGAAGTGGGTTTATTCCCATTCAGCTAAAGAGATAGCTAGAGTGATTAGACCTTCTTTTCCAAATATAGACTTTGATATTTTAATAAAGGTAGTGGATAGATATAAGAGCCAAGATACTTGGTCCCATAATCCAATTCTAAAGAAGAAGGATTTTGAACATTGGCAAGAGATTATTATGGAAGCTGGAGAGTTAGAAGAGATGGTTGACTATAGAGTATTAGTGAATACCAACTTTGCTAGAAAATCTATCAATTTAGTAGAGTAA
- a CDS encoding ATP-binding cassette domain-containing protein produces the protein MKYHTLEGETEALKDLSFTIEDSKFISLIGPSGCGKSTTLSLLAGLLSPTDGQVMIDGKEVMGINQKVGYMLQEDYLFPWRSILDNVLLGLEIRGQLNDASRERARQLLADYGLGDFEDYYPTQLSGGMRQRVALARTLAIEPDILLLDEPFSALDYHTKLALEDEVAQILREEKKTVILVTHDIGEAIAMSDRVLVFSERPGQIKSDHKVDLTIEGEYSTFKARESVEFNRYFNSLWEELDIYV, from the coding sequence ATGAAGTACCATACTTTAGAAGGTGAGACAGAAGCCCTTAAAGACCTAAGCTTTACTATAGAAGATAGTAAATTTATCAGTTTGATCGGTCCTAGTGGTTGTGGCAAGAGTACTACTTTATCACTTTTGGCAGGATTACTATCTCCAACAGATGGTCAAGTGATGATTGATGGTAAAGAAGTAATGGGTATCAATCAGAAGGTTGGTTATATGTTACAGGAAGATTATCTCTTTCCTTGGAGGAGTATTCTAGATAATGTCTTATTGGGACTGGAAATTAGAGGTCAGCTCAACGATGCTAGTAGAGAGAGGGCACGCCAATTGTTAGCTGATTATGGACTTGGAGATTTTGAAGATTATTATCCTACCCAATTATCAGGGGGGATGAGACAAAGAGTGGCTTTAGCCAGAACTTTAGCCATTGAACCTGACATCCTTCTATTAGATGAACCCTTTTCTGCTTTAGATTATCATACCAAGTTGGCCTTGGAGGATGAGGTTGCCCAAATATTAAGGGAAGAGAAGAAGACTGTTATCTTGGTAACCCATGATATTGGAGAAGCAATTGCTATGTCTGATAGGGTATTGGTCTTTAGTGAACGCCCAGGACAAATTAAGAGTGATCATAAGGTAGACTTGACTATAGAAGGGGAGTATTCAACCTTTAAAGCAAGAGAATCAGTAGAGTTTAATAGGTACTTCAATTCCTTATGGGAGGAGTTGGATATCTATGTTTAA
- a CDS encoding ABC transporter permease produces MFKFIEGILSKGAVSKEHGQYLRRVRLKKIGVKFSQLSILVVIIIAWELAARYKVIDPFITSYPTQIVKTIYQMALNGELVKHTWTTIYETLVGFSLGAIIGLIVATALWWSDYLSKVFEPYIVLLNALPKMALGPILIIWLGNGVTAIIGMSLLVSIIVTIMMVYNGFKETDKNKVKLLRTLGANEFQIFKKVVLMENLPTIFSALKVNIGLSLVGTIVGEFLVSKAGLGYLIVYGGQVFKLSLVMTSVIILCIVAGLLYYLIVWLEKSLIKWDT; encoded by the coding sequence ATGTTTAAGTTTATTGAAGGAATATTGAGTAAAGGTGCTGTTAGTAAAGAGCATGGTCAATATTTAAGGAGGGTCAGATTAAAGAAGATAGGAGTTAAGTTCTCCCAATTGTCCATTCTAGTAGTAATTATTATAGCTTGGGAGCTAGCTGCCAGATATAAAGTTATTGACCCTTTCATTACCAGCTATCCAACCCAGATAGTTAAGACCATCTACCAGATGGCTTTAAATGGAGAACTTGTCAAACATACTTGGACTACAATTTATGAGACCTTGGTAGGGTTTAGCTTAGGTGCAATAATAGGTTTGATAGTAGCTACTGCTTTATGGTGGTCTGATTATCTATCTAAGGTTTTTGAACCTTATATTGTCTTATTAAATGCCCTGCCTAAGATGGCATTAGGTCCAATCTTGATTATTTGGTTAGGTAATGGAGTGACTGCGATTATAGGAATGTCATTATTAGTCTCAATAATAGTAACCATTATGATGGTTTACAATGGTTTTAAGGAGACAGATAAAAATAAAGTCAAGCTACTACGTACTTTAGGAGCAAATGAGTTCCAAATCTTTAAAAAGGTAGTCTTGATGGAAAATCTACCGACTATCTTCTCTGCTCTAAAGGTGAATATAGGTTTATCTTTAGTAGGAACGATAGTAGGAGAATTTTTAGTCTCAAAAGCTGGATTAGGTTATCTAATAGTCTATGGTGGTCAAGTCTTTAAGTTGAGTTTAGTAATGACCAGTGTGATTATTTTATGTATAGTTGCAGGATTATTATATTATTTAATAGTTTGGTTAGAAAAAAGTTTAATCAAATGGGATACTTGA